A stretch of the Polyangiaceae bacterium genome encodes the following:
- the treS gene encoding maltose alpha-D-glucosyltransferase, translated as MVVTWYKDAVFYELRVRAFHDANGDGIGDFAGLTQKLDYLSDLGITALWLLPFYPSPLRDDGYDIADYCAVHPAVGTLEDFRVFVDAAHARGIRVVTELVLNHTSDSHAWFQRARRAPPGSTERDFYVWSDTPDRYADARIIFTDYENSNWAWDPVAKAYYWHRFFSHQPDLNFDNPEVARALFDVVDFWLELGVDGLRLDAVPYLFEREGTSSENLPETHAFLRALRRHVDERFPGRMLLAEANQWPEDAAAYFGDGDECHMAFHFPIMPRLFLALRMEDAFPILDILEQTPPIPKDAQWAVFLRNHDELTLEMVTDEERDVMLHAYAREPEMRVNVGIRRRLAPLLENNRRRLELMNALLFSLPGAPVLYYGDEIGMGDNIYLGDRNGVRTPMQWSPDRNAGFSLANPQRLFLPPVVDPEFHYQTVNVENQQRNPSSLLWWTKRLIALRRQYPTFGRGSFEPVQSGNRAVLAFVRRDGEERLLVVANLSRFVQAAALELGGLRGLVPVELFGGATFPTIGNGRYRVSLGPHDFYWFHLQSSAAPSPEPPPAPTLTVAQHWYELLEARTKAAPLEAQLESWIAGRRWFRGKTRKVRVRVAGSVELDAVRDTRLVMLEATQRGGSPDVYLIALRAAREAHEAPLALVRRKGSEWSRSLVEVSDDPELGKSLLALARAGRRTKAPLGTLVGSVSPEVADQTIESARRASADQSNTCFLLGNDLVCKLVRCLEGGPSVEVEVLRALAPRAAELGVPELLGSLDLLGADGTLQTLASFTRFIPNQGSAWQLTLDEIRRFFEQALVRRLPPPAKKRGRGKTGARPDAELLGAFAEIAERLGRRTAELHLALAACQHPDFVPKALSARAEYQGRRTLTARSLDLLERELPRLPEQAAGLARTVLRKRREIQSRIRLGSRSTGIRVHGDYHLGQVLFTGKDFAIVDFEGEPARSLADRRRRRPALTDVAGMLRSFQYALQSVLSADVPTIGARPEDLAFLAPWGERWLEGASAAFVAGYLARTADSGLVPADAKDLQRELDVCLLEKALYEVAYELDNRPAWVSVPLTGLVALLERGSGRAGDRRARHET; from the coding sequence CTGGTAGTGACCTGGTACAAGGACGCCGTCTTCTACGAGCTCCGGGTGCGCGCGTTCCACGACGCGAACGGCGACGGCATCGGCGACTTCGCGGGGCTGACCCAGAAGCTCGACTACCTCTCCGATCTGGGCATCACCGCCCTCTGGCTCCTGCCGTTCTACCCGTCGCCGTTGCGTGACGACGGCTACGACATCGCCGACTACTGCGCGGTCCACCCCGCCGTCGGGACGCTCGAGGACTTTCGCGTCTTCGTGGACGCGGCCCACGCCCGCGGCATTCGCGTGGTCACCGAGCTGGTGCTGAACCACACCTCCGACAGCCACGCCTGGTTCCAGCGCGCGCGGCGTGCGCCGCCCGGCAGCACCGAGCGCGACTTCTACGTCTGGAGCGACACGCCCGATCGTTACGCCGACGCGCGCATCATCTTCACCGACTACGAGAACAGCAACTGGGCCTGGGATCCGGTGGCCAAGGCCTACTACTGGCACCGCTTCTTCTCGCACCAGCCGGATCTGAACTTCGACAACCCCGAAGTCGCCCGCGCCCTGTTCGACGTCGTGGACTTCTGGCTGGAGCTCGGCGTGGACGGCCTGCGGCTCGACGCCGTCCCCTATCTGTTCGAGCGCGAGGGGACGAGCTCGGAGAACCTCCCCGAGACTCACGCCTTCCTACGCGCCCTGCGCCGCCACGTGGACGAGCGCTTCCCCGGGCGCATGCTACTGGCGGAGGCCAACCAGTGGCCGGAGGACGCCGCCGCCTACTTCGGCGACGGCGACGAGTGCCACATGGCGTTCCACTTCCCGATCATGCCGCGCTTGTTCCTGGCGCTGCGCATGGAGGACGCCTTCCCGATCCTCGACATTCTGGAGCAGACGCCGCCCATCCCAAAGGACGCGCAGTGGGCCGTGTTCCTGCGCAACCACGACGAGCTGACGCTCGAGATGGTGACCGACGAGGAGCGCGACGTGATGCTGCACGCCTACGCCCGCGAGCCGGAGATGCGGGTCAACGTCGGGATCCGGCGACGGCTCGCGCCGCTGCTCGAGAACAACCGGCGGCGTCTGGAGCTGATGAACGCGCTCTTGTTCTCGCTGCCCGGCGCCCCCGTCCTCTACTACGGCGACGAGATCGGGATGGGGGACAACATCTACCTCGGCGATCGCAACGGCGTGCGCACGCCCATGCAGTGGAGCCCCGATCGGAACGCCGGCTTCTCGCTCGCCAATCCCCAGCGACTGTTCCTGCCCCCCGTGGTCGATCCGGAGTTCCACTACCAGACGGTGAACGTCGAGAACCAGCAGCGGAACCCCAGCTCGCTGCTCTGGTGGACGAAGCGCCTGATCGCGCTCCGGCGCCAGTACCCGACCTTCGGGCGAGGCAGCTTCGAGCCGGTCCAGTCCGGCAACCGCGCCGTGCTCGCGTTCGTGCGCCGAGACGGCGAGGAGCGCCTGCTCGTGGTGGCGAACTTGTCGCGCTTCGTGCAGGCGGCGGCGCTGGAGCTGGGAGGGCTGCGCGGGCTCGTCCCCGTCGAGCTGTTCGGCGGCGCCACCTTTCCGACCATCGGCAACGGGCGCTACCGCGTGTCGCTGGGCCCGCACGACTTCTACTGGTTCCACCTGCAATCGAGCGCCGCGCCCAGCCCCGAGCCGCCGCCTGCTCCCACGCTCACGGTCGCGCAGCACTGGTACGAGCTCCTCGAAGCGCGGACGAAAGCCGCGCCGCTCGAAGCCCAACTGGAGAGCTGGATCGCCGGGCGCCGCTGGTTCCGCGGCAAGACGCGCAAGGTGCGGGTGCGCGTCGCCGGCAGCGTGGAGCTCGACGCGGTGCGAGACACGCGCCTGGTGATGCTGGAGGCGACGCAGCGCGGAGGCTCTCCGGACGTCTACCTGATCGCGCTGCGCGCCGCGCGCGAGGCTCACGAAGCTCCTCTGGCGCTGGTGAGACGAAAGGGCAGCGAGTGGAGCCGCTCGCTGGTCGAGGTCAGCGACGACCCCGAGCTCGGCAAGAGCTTGCTGGCGCTGGCGCGCGCAGGCCGGCGCACCAAGGCGCCGCTCGGCACGCTGGTCGGGAGCGTGAGCCCCGAGGTCGCGGACCAGACCATCGAGAGCGCCCGCCGCGCCTCCGCGGATCAGAGCAACACCTGTTTTCTGCTCGGCAACGATCTGGTCTGCAAGCTGGTGCGCTGCCTGGAGGGCGGTCCGAGCGTCGAGGTGGAGGTCCTCCGCGCGCTCGCTCCCCGCGCTGCCGAGCTCGGCGTCCCCGAGCTGCTCGGGAGCTTGGACTTACTCGGCGCGGACGGCACGCTGCAGACGCTGGCGAGCTTCACCCGCTTCATCCCGAATCAAGGCTCGGCCTGGCAGCTCACCCTCGACGAGATCCGCCGCTTCTTCGAGCAAGCGTTGGTGCGTCGGCTGCCGCCGCCCGCGAAGAAGCGCGGGAGGGGCAAGACCGGCGCGCGCCCCGACGCCGAGCTGCTCGGCGCGTTCGCCGAGATCGCCGAGCGGCTCGGGCGGCGCACCGCCGAGCTGCACCTGGCCCTCGCCGCCTGCCAGCACCCGGACTTCGTGCCGAAGGCGCTGAGCGCGCGGGCGGAGTACCAAGGGCGGCGCACGCTGACGGCGCGCTCGCTCGACCTGCTCGAGCGCGAGCTGCCGCGCTTGCCGGAACAAGCGGCGGGCCTCGCGCGAACGGTGCTGAGGAAGCGACGGGAGATCCAGTCCCGCATTCGCCTCGGGTCGCGCTCCACCGGCATCCGCGTCCACGGCGACTACCACCTGGGTCAGGTGCTGTTCACCGGCAAGGACTTCGCCATCGTGGACTTCGAAGGCGAGCCCGCCCGCAGCTTGGCCGACCGCCGCCGCCGCCGCCCGGCCCTCACCGACGTGGCGGGCATGCTCCGCTCCTTCCAGTACGCGCTCCAGAGCGTGCTCAGCGCCGACGTGCCCACCATCGGTGCGCGACCGGAGGATTTGGCCTTCCTCGCGCCGTGGGGCGAGCGCTGGCTGGAGGGCGCGAGCGCGGCGTTCGTGGCGGGCTACCTGGCTCGCACCGCGGACTCGGGGCTCGTGCCTGCGGACGCCAAAGACCTCCAGCGCGAGCTCGACGTGTGCCTGCTCGAGAAGGCTCTGTACGAGGTCGCGTACGAGCTGGACAACCGCCCGGCGTGGGTGTCGGTCCCGCTCACCGGGCTCGTCGCGCTGCTCGAGCGTGGCTCAGGTCGCGCCGGGGACCGGCGAGCGCGGCACGAAACCTAG
- the otsB gene encoding trehalose-phosphatase → MTRHLFAKDGRARLAELAARRPLLALDFDGTLCPIVSDRDRARMPASTRRLLVAVARLYPVVVVSGRARADVAGRLSGLPLAGIVGNHGAEEVGTSAPSSVRRWLTRLERELAELPGVEIEDKGASLAVHYRRAPRPTAAWRAIVAAVDRLPGVRRVEGHAVVNVVPKRAPHKGSAVSSWRRRLGADSVLYVGDDVTDEDAFALSGPRFLAVRVGASRSTRASHHVKDQSEVEALLAELVRLRTAPRRASPVLPLAALAASLALAACRRETPAPTRAEPSAAPVGSASAAPAPADAAPEARTPLNVILIFIDSLRADVSWTGYPRQTTPRIDAFRRDHCVAYANGYSLSSYTAKSVVPALVGEYPSAMERDAYFFTRYPDAKNLFVSERAQTAGHRTLSTQAHGYFLPTFLTHQGFDVSRTLPGGVDLKEVVSVTSEPLTKLAMEELGKPENTAPGGGKRFFAFAHYMDPHHTYEAHAGFERYGLKPRDLYDHEVLYTDHWVGELLEFLKRQSWWKETAVLISSDHGESFGERDHNRHGHELWESVIRVPWLLCVPGAKPRLVEDVRRSHIDLAPTIADLMGLPAEPAFRGQSLVPEVLGDRPAEKRRVIADQPRADLMDRRRAVIDGDWKIVAFGDDKAFMLFDLASDPWEKEDLSAKKPEKLAEMKKIYEEESAKIPLVEVLPGPDLKGAPARRRW, encoded by the coding sequence ATGACCCGGCACCTCTTTGCCAAGGACGGCCGCGCGCGACTGGCGGAGCTCGCGGCTCGCCGTCCGCTCCTGGCCTTGGACTTCGACGGTACGCTCTGCCCGATCGTCTCCGATCGCGATCGTGCGCGAATGCCTGCCTCGACGCGGCGGCTACTCGTCGCGGTGGCGCGCCTGTATCCGGTCGTCGTGGTGTCGGGGCGCGCCCGAGCGGACGTCGCCGGTCGGCTCAGCGGGCTGCCGCTCGCGGGCATCGTCGGCAATCACGGTGCCGAGGAGGTTGGAACCTCTGCCCCGTCGAGCGTGCGTCGCTGGCTCACTCGGCTCGAGCGCGAGCTCGCCGAGCTGCCGGGGGTCGAGATCGAAGACAAGGGCGCGTCCCTCGCCGTTCACTATCGGCGTGCGCCGCGGCCCACCGCTGCCTGGCGCGCCATCGTGGCCGCGGTCGATCGGCTCCCGGGCGTGCGCCGCGTGGAAGGCCACGCGGTGGTGAACGTCGTCCCCAAGCGGGCGCCCCACAAGGGCAGCGCCGTGTCGAGCTGGCGCCGCCGGCTCGGTGCCGACTCGGTCCTCTACGTCGGCGACGACGTGACCGACGAGGACGCGTTCGCCCTCTCCGGACCGCGCTTCCTCGCGGTCCGCGTCGGAGCCTCGCGCAGCACGCGCGCCAGCCATCACGTGAAGGACCAGTCCGAGGTGGAAGCTTTGCTCGCGGAGCTCGTGCGGCTACGCACGGCTCCGCGCCGGGCCTCGCCGGTCCTGCCGCTCGCGGCGCTGGCAGCGTCCTTGGCGCTCGCCGCCTGTCGCCGCGAGACGCCCGCGCCCACCCGTGCCGAGCCGTCCGCGGCACCCGTGGGCTCCGCCAGCGCCGCGCCGGCCCCTGCCGACGCCGCGCCCGAGGCGCGCACGCCGCTCAACGTGATCCTGATCTTCATCGACAGCCTGCGCGCCGACGTCTCGTGGACCGGATACCCGCGCCAGACCACGCCCCGCATCGACGCCTTCCGGCGCGACCACTGCGTGGCCTACGCGAACGGCTACTCGCTCTCGAGCTACACCGCCAAGAGCGTGGTGCCGGCGCTGGTCGGCGAATACCCGAGCGCCATGGAGCGGGACGCGTACTTCTTCACGCGCTACCCCGACGCGAAGAACCTGTTCGTGAGCGAGCGCGCGCAGACGGCGGGGCACCGCACGCTCTCGACGCAGGCGCACGGCTACTTCCTGCCCACCTTCCTCACTCACCAGGGCTTCGACGTGAGCCGCACGTTGCCCGGAGGGGTGGATCTGAAGGAGGTCGTCTCCGTGACCAGCGAGCCGCTCACCAAGCTGGCGATGGAGGAGCTGGGGAAGCCCGAGAACACCGCGCCCGGGGGCGGCAAGCGCTTCTTCGCCTTCGCCCACTACATGGACCCGCACCACACCTACGAGGCGCACGCGGGCTTCGAGCGCTACGGGCTCAAGCCGCGGGATCTCTACGACCACGAGGTCCTGTACACGGACCACTGGGTCGGCGAGCTGCTCGAGTTCCTGAAGCGCCAGTCGTGGTGGAAGGAGACGGCGGTGCTCATCAGCTCGGACCACGGCGAGAGCTTCGGCGAGCGCGATCACAACCGGCACGGGCACGAGCTGTGGGAGTCGGTGATCCGAGTGCCGTGGCTGCTCTGCGTTCCCGGCGCCAAGCCGCGTCTGGTGGAGGACGTACGTCGCAGCCACATCGACCTGGCGCCGACCATCGCCGATCTGATGGGACTGCCCGCCGAGCCCGCGTTCCGGGGCCAGAGCCTGGTCCCCGAGGTGCTGGGCGACAGGCCCGCGGAGAAGCGCCGCGTCATCGCCGACCAGCCGCGCGCCGATCTGATGGACCGGCGGCGGGCCGTCATCGACGGCGACTGGAAGATCGTCGCGTTCGGCGACGACAAGGCCTTCATGCTGTTCGACCTGGCGAGCGATCCCTGGGAGAAGGAGGATCTCTCGGCGAAGAAGCCCGAGAAGCTCGCGGAGATGAAGAAGATCTACGAGGAGGAGTCCGCGAAGATCCCGCTGGTCGAGGTTTTGCCCGGACCGGATCTGAAGGGCGCGCCGGCTCGGAGACGCTGGTAG